A window from Heterodontus francisci isolate sHetFra1 chromosome 4, sHetFra1.hap1, whole genome shotgun sequence encodes these proteins:
- the rmi1 gene encoding recQ-mediated genome instability protein 1 — protein sequence MISARIETWLEATWHLKVPSHWLQACLEWIQQENQGAALTQARINKQVFEQWLLTDLRDLEHQILPDGISEAQKCELSGFYCLQIDSLVDVSQAAYSQLQKIRGKDTTNEQVTSTHISQRSWEAKPTRMLLLQLTDGVQELQGMEYQPIPALHSSLSPGTKVLLLGNIACRLGLLLLKPENVRVLGGEVESLVKENSQERILARLIGEPYDIAVTRVNNNDQNTTERTDGMPQLLGPSDDELLAGFDDDDLLLDPRIDSESGYCSNAGTSHSISNCTQPPTSAVGNRWQSIESQTRQMSSEFRSENRELLDYNNEDFDEFPLDELDDDLFLQGEMNVEIESDGAMSQSPKSHKSLVEELQGRNKKHIAKAANGRSSPCQEQNVKAADNTSGFRLQRQATLFESGIYTENEGPSSTLTNLNAQEYHSSLIKTGINLVERSNNANILTMELESKQLKCLVPYEYFDSRLMHDTNPESLCTISEIISGSSSSGGSFHQACAKISNMNGRKSNIGPVELNSPPFTYLNILLAKKSDVITVVQIKGFIVTLLDKLTSSGGLWSIRARISDGTAYMDVELGDDILRSLIGFSVAEMRVSIKCPNQQQEVTAGLQKCQQELVDLCCLMTIEFNPTVSTARVLALREVSVEDLQDLEHRVHKERTEFK from the coding sequence atgatTTCTGCACGAATAGAAACTTGGCTAGAAGCAACATGGCACCTCAAAGTTCCTTCACATTGGCTACAAGCATGTTTAGAGTGGATTCAACAGGAGAACCAAGGTGCTGCTTTAACACAGGCCCGTATCAACAAACAAGTTTTTGAGCAATGGCTTCTTACTGATCTTCGAGATCTGGAGCACCAAATTTTGCCAGATGGAATCTCGGAAGCCCAGAAATGTGAGCTCAGTGGATTTTACTGCTTGCAGATTGACTCATTGGTTGATGTCAGTCAAGCTGCATACAGCCAGCTGCAAAAAATCAGGGGAAAGGACACCACTAATGAACAAGTGACATCAACACATATATCCCAGAGGTCTTGGGAAGCAAAACCAACCCGAATGTTGTTGCTGCAATTAACAGATGGAGTCCAGGAGCTCCAAGGTATGGAGTACCAGCCTATTCCTGCTCTCCATAGCAGCCTTTCACCAGGCACAAAAGTCTTGTTGCTGGGTAATATTGCCTGCCGGTTAGGACTTCTGCTTCTTAAACCGGAAAACGTGAGGGTGCTGGGGGGTGAGGTGGAGTCTCTTGTGAAAGAAAACTCCCAAGAGAGAATACTTGCAAGATTAATTGGAGAACCATATGACATTGCTGTAACTAGAGTGAATAATAATGATCAAAATACAACTGAAAGGACTGATGGGATGCCTCAGCTTTTAGGACCTTCAGATGATGAGCTGTTAGCTGGTTTTGATGACGATGATCTGTTATTAGATCCCAGGATAGATTCTGAAAGTGGATATTGTAGTAACGCTGGCACTTCACACAGTATTTCAAATTGCACGCAGCCTCCAACCAGTGCTGTAGGTAACAGATGGCAAAGTATAGAGTCCCAGACTCGACAAATGTCTAGCGAATTTCGAAGTGAAAATAGAGAGTTATTAGATTATAACAATGAAGACTTTGATGAGTTTCCCTTGGATGAACTGGATGACGATTTGTTCTTGCAGGGTGAAATGAATGTAGAAATTGAATCTGATGGAGCAATGAGCCAGTCCCCAAAATCTCACAAATCCTTAGTAGAGGAACTGCAGGGAAGGAATAAAAAGCATATTGCAAAAGCAGCAAATGGCAGATCCAGTCCATGCCAGGAGCAAAATGTAAAAGCTGCTGATAATACTTCTGGTTTTAGATTACAAAGGCAAGCTACACTCTTTGAAAGTGGCATATATACAGAAAATGAAGGGCCAAGTTCCACGCTAACTAACTTAAATGCTCAAGAATATCACAGTTCCCTTATAAAGACAGGCATTAACCTTGTGGAAAGAAGCAATAATGCAAATATTCTCACTATGGAACTGGAAAGTAAGCAGCTTAAGTGTTTAGTGCCCTATGAGTactttgacagtagactgatgcatGATACTAATCCTGAAAGTCTGTGCACCATATCTGAAATAATTTCAGGTTCCTCCAGCAGTGGAGGCAGTTTTCACCAAGCCTGTGCGAAAATAAGCAATATGAATGGAAGAAAGTCCAACATTGGTCCTGTAGAATTGAATTCTCCACCCTTTACATACCTAAATATTCTCTTAGCTAAGAAATCTGATGTAATTACTGTGGTACAAATCAAAGGCTTTATTGTTACTTTACTGGATAAACTCACAAGTAGTGGTGGTTTGTGGAGTATTAGAGCTAGAATATCAGATGGTACTGCTTACATGGATGTAGAACTTGGTGATGATATTTTAAGAAGCTTGATTGGTTTCTCGGTGGCTGAAATGAGAGTCTCAATAAAATGTCCTAACCAACAACAAGAGGTGACTGCAGGGTTGCAGAAATGCCAGCAGGAGTTGGTGGACCTCTGTTGTCTAATGACGATTGAATTTAACCCAACTGTTAGTACTGCTAGAGTTTTGGCTCTCCGTGAAGTAAGTGTAGAAGATCTGCAGGATTTAGAACATCGTGTACATAAAGAAAGAACTGAGTTTAAATAA